Proteins co-encoded in one Prevotella sp. E13-27 genomic window:
- a CDS encoding cell division protein ZapA, whose protein sequence is MAEEKNKETLNIRLHVYDEDILTVLHNREDEEYYRAAAKLISERYGAYAQVYKGRKSDHTIALMTLIEIALRYERELAKNDTSPYENILSQLTSEIEEVLK, encoded by the coding sequence ATGGCAGAAGAAAAAAATAAGGAGACACTAAATATCAGGTTGCATGTCTATGACGAAGACATCTTGACCGTGCTTCACAATCGTGAAGACGAAGAGTACTATCGTGCTGCAGCCAAGCTCATCTCTGAGCGATATGGCGCTTATGCCCAGGTTTATAAGGGACGTAAGAGCGACCATACTATTGCCTTGATGACGCTTATTGAGATAGCCCTGCGCTATGAGCGCGAGCTTGCCAAGAATGATACGTCTCCCTATGAAAATATTCTCTCGCAGCTTACTTCTGAGATTGAGGAAGTGCTGAAATAG
- the rny gene encoding ribonuclease Y: MDLIFVLLIAAGALALGGVCGYLVFRYVLKGKYKEMVDAAEKEAEVIKEKKLLEVKEKFINKKAELEKEVQQRNQHIQQNENRLKQREISLNQRQEELGRRKNDLDNQQQRIDNEKKTLALKQEELGKMQQKEREKLEELSGLSAEEARNRLVESLKDEAKTQAASYINEIMDEAKLNANAQAKKIVIQTIQRVATETAVENSVSVFHIDNDEVKGRIIGREGRNIRALEAACGVEIVVDDTPEAIVISAFDPVRREVCRLALHQLVSDGRIHPARIEEVVTKVKKQLENEIIETGKRTTIDLGIHGLHPELVRIVGKMKYRSSYGQNLLQHARETANLCAVMASELGLNPKKAKRAGLLHDIGKVPDEESELPHALYGAKIAEKYKEKPDICNAIGAHHDEMEMQTLLAPIVQVCDAISGARPGARREIVEAYIKRLNDLEAIAMSYPGVTKTYAIQAGRELRVIVGADKMDDAETEALSGEIATKIQNEMTYPGQVKITVIRETRSVAYAK; encoded by the coding sequence ATGGATCTAATTTTTGTGTTATTGATTGCCGCAGGCGCTCTCGCTTTGGGAGGAGTCTGTGGATACCTTGTTTTTCGCTATGTCCTGAAAGGCAAATACAAGGAAATGGTTGACGCAGCCGAGAAAGAGGCTGAAGTCATAAAGGAAAAGAAACTGCTTGAGGTTAAGGAGAAGTTCATTAATAAAAAGGCTGAACTTGAGAAAGAGGTGCAGCAGCGCAACCAGCACATCCAACAGAATGAGAACCGTCTGAAGCAGCGCGAGATTTCTCTTAATCAGCGTCAGGAAGAACTCGGACGTCGCAAGAACGATCTTGACAATCAGCAGCAGCGCATAGACAATGAGAAGAAAACCCTTGCACTGAAGCAGGAAGAACTTGGCAAGATGCAGCAAAAGGAGCGTGAGAAGCTCGAAGAACTCTCAGGCCTTAGCGCTGAAGAGGCTCGCAATCGCCTTGTAGAATCACTCAAGGATGAGGCTAAGACTCAGGCTGCAAGCTATATCAACGAGATAATGGACGAGGCAAAACTCAATGCCAATGCTCAGGCCAAGAAGATTGTCATTCAGACCATACAGCGCGTAGCTACTGAGACTGCTGTCGAGAACTCAGTCAGCGTGTTCCATATTGACAATGACGAGGTTAAGGGACGCATCATCGGACGTGAAGGACGTAATATACGTGCACTTGAAGCAGCTTGTGGCGTTGAGATTGTTGTCGATGACACTCCAGAGGCTATTGTCATCTCTGCGTTCGATCCCGTTCGCCGCGAGGTGTGCCGTTTGGCTCTGCATCAGCTTGTCAGCGATGGTCGCATACACCCGGCACGTATCGAAGAAGTTGTTACAAAGGTTAAGAAGCAGCTCGAGAACGAGATTATCGAGACAGGTAAGCGCACAACCATAGACCTCGGTATCCATGGACTCCATCCAGAGCTCGTACGCATCGTTGGTAAGATGAAATATCGTAGCAGCTATGGTCAGAACCTGTTGCAGCATGCTCGTGAGACCGCCAATCTCTGTGCTGTTATGGCTTCAGAGCTTGGCTTGAATCCCAAGAAAGCAAAGCGTGCCGGACTGCTCCACGATATTGGTAAGGTGCCCGATGAGGAGAGCGAGTTGCCACACGCACTCTATGGCGCAAAGATTGCAGAGAAATATAAGGAGAAACCTGATATCTGCAATGCCATTGGTGCTCACCACGATGAGATGGAGATGCAGACTCTGCTGGCTCCTATCGTGCAGGTCTGCGATGCCATAAGTGGTGCCCGTCCAGGTGCACGCCGTGAGATCGTTGAGGCTTACATCAAGCGTCTTAACGACCTCGAGGCAATAGCTATGAGCTATCCTGGTGTGACAAAGACTTATGCTATTCAGGCTGGTCGTGAGCTGCGTGTTATCGTTGGTGCTGACAAGATGGATGATGCTGAGACTGAGGCACTCAGCGGTGAGATTGCAACTAAGATTCAGAACGAGATGACCTATCCTGGTCAGGTGAAGATCACTGTTATCCGTGAGACTCGTTCAGTAGCATACGCTAAATAG
- a CDS encoding pectate lyase, which translates to MKKLLTTIAIAAIALTAQAQAPAFPGAEGHGRYTAGGRGGKIVHVTNLNDSGTGSFRQAVKGTDKKIVVFDVAGVIALESDVNIGANTTILGQTAPAPGITLRYYTVNPNGNNIVMRFIRIRRGQEKDVNDGADASTARHYTGMMLDHCSFSWSIDEVASFYDNNNFTLQWCTIGESLNEAGHGKGAHGYGGIWGGKLASFHHNLICHVNNRSPRFNGARYDWTGYTGNKLYSQYNWENAVQAENVDFRNCVIYNCANGCYGGPGGGYVNMINNYYKTGPAGSTSRVTQISIANSTSASGYEKYWDMTSRYYIKGNRVNNSESYDWSNIAYDSGVQTINGERYTQDPNHYYGSNVTYVKNGSGTDCVKIKLDNPIDAGIVTTHTANQAFNKVLAYAGASLNRDDVDSRYMTEAKNGTATYTGSVTGKKGRIDKVSDVNGYTEANFGTGSRETGFDTDNDGIPDAWETANGLDPNSAADAQLYTLDAKKYYTNIEVYANSLVQDIMLGGNADATDDVEEYYPAYTKEDGTKVDAINGPSSDDDTPVVGQEGDISWPLSEGTNQPAYAFSSAIGDYLETPVMTVGSHLQVNGKKNVGFDMTAFTITDESSDANATDGNAVTFSITPKSGYRFQPTGVSFNATRFGTDHGKFQAYWLYSDGTRVEIAEDQLANRDNATPKYTTINNTFQGKATTATSSLVIHLYDIPYNTNTKTMGLANVVISGKAGSSSTGIKSLDNTTVSTTYYTLQGMHISSPKQGVFIRIDRLPNGQMKSSKVMLK; encoded by the coding sequence ATGAAGAAACTACTTACAACCATCGCTATTGCGGCAATTGCCCTTACCGCACAGGCACAGGCACCGGCATTCCCTGGTGCAGAAGGTCACGGACGCTACACCGCTGGCGGACGTGGCGGAAAGATTGTACATGTAACAAACCTTAACGACTCTGGCACAGGCTCGTTCCGTCAAGCCGTGAAAGGCACCGACAAGAAGATTGTAGTCTTCGATGTTGCTGGTGTCATTGCCTTGGAGAGTGATGTTAACATTGGTGCCAACACCACCATTCTGGGACAGACGGCTCCTGCTCCCGGCATTACCCTGCGCTACTATACCGTTAACCCTAACGGCAATAATATCGTTATGCGCTTCATCCGCATCCGTCGCGGACAGGAGAAAGACGTAAACGACGGTGCCGATGCCTCAACAGCACGCCACTATACTGGGATGATGCTCGACCATTGTTCTTTCTCGTGGAGTATCGACGAGGTTGCTTCTTTCTATGACAACAACAACTTCACCCTGCAATGGTGCACCATAGGTGAGAGCCTCAACGAAGCCGGTCACGGCAAAGGTGCTCATGGCTATGGCGGCATCTGGGGCGGCAAACTGGCATCATTCCACCACAACCTAATCTGTCATGTGAACAACCGTTCACCACGTTTCAACGGTGCGCGCTATGACTGGACGGGCTATACCGGCAACAAGCTCTACAGCCAATATAACTGGGAGAATGCTGTTCAGGCCGAGAATGTTGACTTCCGCAACTGTGTCATTTACAACTGCGCCAACGGATGCTACGGTGGTCCTGGTGGCGGCTACGTGAACATGATTAACAACTATTACAAGACGGGACCTGCAGGCAGCACTTCGCGCGTTACTCAGATCTCAATAGCTAACAGCACCTCGGCTTCAGGCTATGAGAAATACTGGGACATGACTAGCCGTTACTATATCAAGGGCAACCGTGTGAACAACAGTGAAAGCTATGACTGGTCGAACATTGCCTATGACTCGGGCGTGCAGACCATCAATGGCGAGCGCTATACGCAGGACCCCAACCATTACTATGGTTCAAATGTCACCTATGTAAAGAACGGTTCAGGCACCGACTGCGTGAAAATTAAGCTCGACAATCCTATTGACGCCGGAATAGTAACCACACATACAGCAAACCAGGCTTTCAACAAGGTACTGGCTTACGCAGGTGCATCGCTGAATCGCGATGATGTAGACTCGCGCTACATGACCGAGGCCAAGAACGGCACAGCCACCTATACAGGCTCTGTAACGGGCAAGAAAGGCCGCATAGACAAGGTGAGCGATGTGAATGGTTACACTGAGGCGAATTTTGGCACTGGCAGCCGTGAAACAGGCTTTGATACAGATAACGACGGTATCCCCGATGCATGGGAAACAGCCAACGGCTTGGACCCCAACAGTGCTGCCGATGCTCAGCTCTACACCCTCGACGCAAAGAAGTACTACACCAATATCGAGGTCTATGCCAACTCGCTTGTGCAGGACATCATGCTCGGTGGCAATGCTGATGCTACCGATGACGTTGAAGAATACTATCCTGCCTATACTAAAGAAGACGGCACCAAGGTTGACGCTATCAACGGCCCCAGTTCCGATGATGACACACCCGTGGTAGGCCAAGAAGGAGATATCAGCTGGCCTCTCTCAGAAGGCACCAACCAGCCAGCCTATGCTTTCTCTTCAGCCATTGGTGACTATCTGGAGACGCCTGTCATGACTGTAGGTTCGCACCTGCAGGTAAACGGCAAGAAAAACGTAGGCTTCGACATGACCGCCTTCACCATCACCGACGAGAGTTCAGACGCGAATGCTACTGATGGAAATGCCGTAACATTCAGCATCACCCCCAAAAGCGGCTACCGTTTTCAGCCCACTGGTGTATCGTTCAATGCCACTCGTTTCGGCACCGACCACGGAAAGTTTCAGGCCTATTGGCTCTACAGCGACGGAACCCGTGTAGAGATTGCCGAAGACCAACTGGCAAACCGTGACAACGCCACTCCAAAATATACTACAATAAACAATACTTTTCAAGGCAAAGCCACTACGGCTACGAGTTCGCTCGTCATTCACCTCTACGACATTCCCTATAACACCAACACGAAGACCATGGGACTAGCTAATGTGGTAATTTCGGGCAAGGCAGGCTCTTCATCGACAGGCATCAAAAGCCTTGACAACACCACTGTATCAACCACTTACTACACCCTACAGGGCATGCATATCAGCAGTCCCAAGCAAGGAGTATTCATCCGCATAGACCGTCTTCCCAACGGACAGATGAAAAGCAGCAAGGTGATGCTGAAATAA
- a CDS encoding glycoside hydrolase family 88 protein gives MTTKILRLLLLVLLFPALESQAREWDEALYRQIEQSIKAPSIPEGDVSIMKYGAKPTNSAEKNQKAIQKAIDKCSKKGGGRVIVPAGMTFKTGAIVLKSHVNLHVEEGAVLEFVFQPELYPIVETSWEGLECFNLSPCIYAFNETDIALTGKGTVDGGGSKDTWWPWCGAPKFGWKEGMISQKIEARPRLLKNGEDGIPMYNEKGQRTPERVFGPKDGLRPQLVNFNKCQRILLEDITLLRSPFWVIHPLHSTDITVRRVKMINDGPNGDGCDPECCDRVLIEDCFFNTGDDCIAIKSGRNRDGRERNMPSKNIIIRRCEMKNGHGGVVIGSEISGGCQNVFAHDCVMDSPELERVVRIKTNSCRGGIIENINARNIKVGVCKESVLKINLDYEHNEVCCRGYYPIVRNVNIENITSEKSKYGVQIIGLDEDTYVYDINVKNCHFNGVTDDNFMSGKTRDIRFDNLYINGSLSLQEKPYKSYAQWMTYSEMQRTPQSYMLDFSNRPKWSYVMGIELEGMLDTYLRYGDQKILDYCKLYTDTMINAKGEIRGYNILDYNLDNCRTGHFVTRMYQQLPEAKNLEAMKTLMKQLQDQPRTVADKVYWHKAIYAYQVWLDGIFMGLPFRCLTAPIMDQAVKDNKKSKRNKTKSNNNSQLIYDDAVNQLLITYQRTLDPKTGLNRHAYDENRNMFWADKNTGLSQHCWGRAQGWFTMALIEVLDALPEDYARRGELIDLLKKDLDAVIKWQDKKSGVWYQVMDSPEREGNYLESTCSSMFAYALLKAYRKGYVGTKYREAGIKAYRGIVKNFIRVNADKTISLTKGCAVAGLGPGLSTQVEEAMKKINPKAKVKENLRRDGSYKYYLSEPIRDNDAKGIGPFIWASLEMEQMGFTTDDVMKKIDRKSVTSRNNPIVTKADPLASLTVGNGHFATTVDVTGLQSFPFDYEAGVPLTAMSDWGWHKFENTGALTPSMTEKTFDLGHGHKEIYAVEYKKAENSSEAKRVASTQYFRVNPHRLNLGAIGLNMKTSDGKAINLSDLKDIRQELKLFDGVIESHFTADGTPVDVITAALQDRSATIYRIKSELLKDGRATVAVRFPYPTGKHADAASDWSKADRHTSRIVKANDHAAVIEHVVDSTRYFLTLSWQGDATIKECGNHQFILSTTSDILAFEANYSQAAPSEQGAAFVFDQKLRAVLKSWNQWWNEGAIVDFSQCTDPRAKELERRVVLSQYLTQINCANSCPPQETGLTYNSWFGRPHLEMTWWHMIDFALWNRPQVVAQVLDWYNKVAYPVAKQIAERQGFKGIRWMKMTDPWAGEAPSNTGSFLIWQQPHYIYMAEELYRADPTKETLERYGRQVEETAEFMADFVSYNAKSKEYFLQGATAMQESMSKDFSYNHPFELAYWQYGLSVAQQWRERQGKERIAEWDNIISHLSPLPKKKDIYTAGLPKGKTTDLKSFDPFDAVASGAKPVVSTETFDEKCRNDHPAVLGACSMLPYQTGMLSKTSRDSFSCLYSKENMTATLNWVMQNWNWATTWGWDYGMTAMAAARLGQPETALKALLIDTQKNTYLKNGHNFQTADRLRIYLPGNGALLTAIAMMCAGWDGCQYGNNPGFPKDGSWNVKWEGLKQMQ, from the coding sequence ATGACTACAAAAATCTTAAGACTTTTGCTCTTGGTCCTTCTGTTTCCTGCATTAGAGAGCCAAGCCCGTGAATGGGACGAAGCGCTCTACAGACAGATTGAGCAGAGCATCAAGGCACCGTCTATTCCAGAAGGTGACGTAAGCATCATGAAATATGGTGCAAAGCCGACAAACTCGGCAGAGAAGAACCAGAAAGCCATTCAGAAGGCTATTGACAAATGCTCGAAGAAAGGCGGCGGACGTGTTATAGTGCCTGCCGGCATGACCTTCAAGACAGGTGCCATAGTCCTGAAAAGCCATGTCAACCTGCACGTTGAGGAAGGTGCTGTGCTCGAGTTTGTGTTCCAGCCTGAGCTCTATCCCATCGTTGAGACATCGTGGGAAGGTCTGGAGTGTTTCAACCTGTCTCCATGTATCTATGCATTCAACGAGACCGACATAGCTCTTACAGGCAAGGGTACTGTGGATGGCGGTGGCTCCAAAGATACATGGTGGCCATGGTGCGGTGCTCCCAAGTTCGGATGGAAGGAGGGCATGATAAGCCAGAAGATTGAGGCGCGTCCACGTCTGCTGAAGAACGGTGAGGACGGCATTCCCATGTATAACGAGAAAGGACAACGCACGCCAGAGCGCGTCTTTGGTCCGAAGGACGGTTTGCGCCCACAGCTTGTAAACTTCAACAAGTGCCAGCGCATACTCCTTGAGGATATAACCCTTCTGCGCTCGCCATTCTGGGTCATCCACCCACTCCACTCTACCGACATCACCGTGCGCCGCGTGAAGATGATTAACGACGGACCTAACGGCGACGGCTGCGACCCTGAGTGCTGCGACCGTGTGCTCATAGAGGACTGTTTCTTCAACACTGGCGATGACTGCATAGCCATCAAGAGCGGACGCAATCGCGACGGCCGAGAGCGCAACATGCCATCGAAGAACATCATCATTCGCCGTTGCGAGATGAAGAACGGCCATGGTGGCGTGGTCATCGGTTCTGAGATCTCAGGCGGATGTCAGAACGTGTTTGCCCACGACTGTGTGATGGACTCTCCAGAACTTGAGCGCGTGGTACGCATAAAGACGAACTCATGCCGAGGCGGTATCATTGAGAATATCAACGCGCGTAATATTAAGGTAGGCGTGTGCAAGGAGTCTGTACTGAAGATAAACCTTGACTATGAGCACAACGAGGTTTGCTGCCGTGGCTACTACCCAATAGTGCGCAACGTGAACATTGAAAACATAACCAGTGAGAAGTCGAAATACGGCGTTCAGATAATTGGTCTCGACGAAGATACTTACGTCTATGACATCAACGTGAAGAACTGCCATTTCAACGGTGTGACTGACGATAACTTCATGAGTGGAAAGACACGCGACATACGTTTCGACAACCTCTATATCAATGGAAGTCTATCTCTTCAAGAGAAGCCATACAAAAGCTATGCTCAATGGATGACATACTCTGAGATGCAGCGCACGCCGCAATCATACATGCTCGATTTCTCTAACCGTCCGAAGTGGAGCTATGTCATGGGCATTGAACTTGAAGGCATGCTTGACACATATCTGCGCTATGGTGACCAGAAGATTCTGGATTACTGCAAGCTCTATACTGACACCATGATTAATGCCAAGGGCGAGATACGCGGCTACAACATACTCGACTACAACCTCGACAACTGTCGCACGGGCCATTTCGTTACTCGCATGTATCAGCAACTGCCCGAGGCAAAGAACCTTGAGGCAATGAAAACACTCATGAAGCAGTTGCAGGACCAGCCTCGCACCGTGGCAGACAAGGTATATTGGCACAAAGCCATCTATGCCTACCAGGTGTGGCTCGACGGAATATTCATGGGTCTGCCTTTTCGCTGTCTGACTGCCCCAATCATGGACCAAGCAGTCAAAGACAACAAAAAATCGAAAAGGAACAAGACAAAATCTAATAATAATTCTCAGCTCATCTACGACGATGCTGTGAACCAGCTTCTCATCACCTATCAGCGTACACTCGACCCCAAGACGGGACTGAACCGTCATGCTTATGACGAGAACAGAAACATGTTCTGGGCAGACAAGAACACAGGACTGTCGCAGCATTGCTGGGGACGTGCTCAGGGATGGTTCACCATGGCACTCATCGAGGTGCTTGACGCCCTGCCAGAGGATTATGCACGTCGTGGCGAGCTCATTGATTTGCTGAAGAAAGACCTCGATGCTGTTATCAAGTGGCAGGACAAGAAGTCTGGCGTATGGTATCAGGTCATGGACTCACCTGAACGCGAAGGCAATTACCTGGAGAGCACCTGTTCGTCAATGTTTGCCTATGCTCTGTTGAAGGCATATCGCAAGGGCTATGTTGGCACGAAATATCGTGAAGCTGGCATCAAGGCATACCGTGGCATCGTTAAGAACTTCATCCGCGTCAATGCCGACAAGACGATTTCACTTACCAAGGGCTGTGCTGTTGCAGGCCTTGGCCCAGGACTGAGCACACAGGTTGAGGAAGCTATGAAGAAGATAAACCCCAAGGCTAAGGTAAAGGAGAACCTCCGTCGCGATGGTTCATATAAGTACTATCTCTCAGAGCCCATCCGCGACAACGACGCCAAGGGCATTGGTCCGTTCATTTGGGCTTCACTCGAAATGGAGCAGATGGGATTCACCACTGACGACGTAATGAAGAAGATTGACCGCAAGAGTGTTACCTCACGAAACAATCCCATCGTCACCAAGGCAGATCCTTTAGCCTCTCTCACCGTTGGCAATGGACATTTCGCAACAACAGTTGACGTTACAGGTCTTCAGTCGTTCCCTTTTGATTATGAGGCAGGTGTGCCTCTGACAGCCATGTCCGACTGGGGATGGCATAAGTTCGAAAACACCGGCGCCCTCACGCCGTCTATGACTGAGAAGACATTTGACCTCGGTCACGGACATAAGGAAATATACGCAGTGGAATACAAGAAGGCAGAAAACTCCTCCGAGGCAAAGAGAGTGGCTTCCACCCAGTATTTCCGCGTCAACCCCCATCGCCTTAACCTTGGTGCCATAGGCCTCAACATGAAGACCAGCGACGGAAAGGCGATTAACTTAAGTGATCTCAAGGACATCCGTCAGGAGCTGAAGCTCTTCGACGGTGTCATTGAGTCGCACTTCACTGCCGACGGAACACCCGTCGATGTCATCACAGCTGCGCTGCAAGACCGTAGTGCCACGATCTATCGCATAAAGAGTGAGCTATTGAAAGATGGACGCGCCACCGTTGCCGTACGCTTCCCCTACCCCACAGGCAAACATGCCGACGCTGCTTCCGACTGGTCGAAAGCTGACCGTCACACATCACGCATAGTCAAAGCCAATGACCACGCTGCCGTCATAGAACATGTCGTTGACTCAACCCGCTATTTCCTCACACTCAGCTGGCAGGGCGACGCAACAATAAAAGAGTGCGGCAACCACCAGTTCATACTATCTACAACCAGCGATATCTTAGCCTTCGAGGCAAACTATTCACAAGCGGCTCCCTCTGAACAAGGCGCTGCTTTCGTCTTCGACCAGAAACTGCGTGCCGTACTGAAGTCATGGAACCAGTGGTGGAACGAAGGCGCTATCGTTGACTTCAGCCAGTGTACCGACCCACGAGCCAAAGAGCTTGAGCGTCGTGTAGTACTGTCACAATATCTCACACAGATAAACTGTGCCAACAGCTGTCCTCCACAGGAGACAGGACTCACCTATAACTCATGGTTCGGACGTCCGCACCTTGAGATGACATGGTGGCACATGATTGACTTTGCCCTATGGAACCGTCCGCAGGTAGTTGCCCAAGTGCTCGACTGGTATAACAAAGTGGCCTATCCCGTGGCGAAGCAGATAGCTGAGCGCCAGGGATTCAAGGGCATCCGCTGGATGAAGATGACCGACCCATGGGCTGGCGAGGCGCCATCGAACACAGGATCGTTCCTCATTTGGCAGCAGCCACATTATATATATATGGCTGAAGAGCTCTATAGAGCCGACCCCACAAAGGAGACCCTCGAAAGATATGGCCGTCAGGTGGAAGAGACTGCTGAGTTCATGGCAGACTTCGTCAGTTATAACGCGAAAAGTAAGGAATACTTCCTTCAGGGTGCCACAGCAATGCAAGAAAGCATGTCGAAAGACTTCTCCTATAACCATCCTTTCGAGCTGGCTTACTGGCAGTATGGCCTTAGCGTAGCCCAACAATGGCGCGAGCGTCAGGGTAAGGAGCGAATTGCCGAATGGGACAACATCATTAGCCACCTGTCTCCTCTGCCGAAGAAGAAAGACATCTACACGGCTGGTCTGCCCAAAGGCAAGACCACAGATCTGAAAAGCTTCGATCCCTTCGATGCAGTAGCCAGTGGTGCCAAGCCTGTTGTCTCAACAGAGACCTTCGATGAGAAATGCCGCAACGACCATCCTGCTGTGCTCGGAGCGTGCAGTATGCTGCCCTACCAAACTGGCATGCTTAGTAAAACCAGTCGAGATAGCTTTTCCTGCCTTTACTCCAAGGAAAACATGACCGCTACCCTCAACTGGGTGATGCAAAATTGGAACTGGGCCACCACATGGGGTTGGGACTACGGCATGACTGCTATGGCAGCCGCCCGTCTTGGTCAGCCAGAAACAGCTCTGAAAGCCCTGCTCATTGACACGCAAAAGAACACTTACCTTAAAAACGGACATAATTTCCAGACCGCAGACCGACTGCGCATCTATCTGCCAGGCAACGGAGCACTGCTCACTGCCATCGCCATGATGTGTGCAGGCTGGGACGGTTGCCAATACGGCAATAACCCAGGCTTTCCAAAGGACGGCTCATGGAACGTTAAATGGGAAGGTCTAAAACAAATGCAATAA
- a CDS encoding YjjG family noncanonical pyrimidine nucleotidase, translated as MRYKDLFIDFDDTLYDTHGNAVIALKETFEVFHLERYFEDPNVFYDAYWAANIDLWSRYSKGEIDRPYLIVERFRRPLSLGVGLEVTEPLCLEMSDVFLDFCSSKPGVIDGAHELMDYLRSRGYRMHMTSNGFHEVQYKKLAACGLRDYFDTIILSEDAGVNKPSPQYFDYALKVSGADRQTTLMIGDNLNTDVIGALNAGINAMLVNRWDVKKEDIPQNVTFVVNGLRDIALIL; from the coding sequence ATGCGCTATAAAGATTTGTTTATCGACTTCGACGACACCCTGTATGATACACATGGCAATGCCGTCATAGCCTTGAAGGAAACGTTCGAGGTGTTTCATTTGGAACGTTATTTCGAAGACCCGAATGTGTTCTATGATGCCTATTGGGCTGCAAATATAGACCTGTGGTCACGCTATTCGAAAGGAGAGATTGATCGCCCATATCTCATCGTTGAGCGTTTTCGCCGTCCTTTGTCCTTGGGCGTAGGACTTGAAGTTACAGAACCTCTTTGTCTGGAGATGAGCGACGTGTTTCTCGATTTCTGTTCCTCGAAGCCTGGCGTAATAGATGGTGCCCATGAACTGATGGACTATCTTCGTAGCCGAGGTTATAGGATGCACATGACGAGCAATGGTTTCCACGAAGTGCAGTATAAGAAACTGGCAGCATGTGGACTGAGGGACTATTTTGACACCATTATCCTAAGTGAAGATGCAGGAGTAAATAAGCCTTCACCACAGTATTTTGACTATGCGTTAAAAGTTTCTGGTGCGGATAGGCAGACCACGCTGATGATTGGCGATAACTTAAATACCGATGTTATCGGAGCCTTGAATGCTGGTATCAACGCTATGCTTGTGAATCGTTGGGACGTGAAAAAAGAAGATATCCCACAAAACGTTACATTCGTTGTCAATGGCCTGCGCGATATAGCTTTAATACTATAA